A region of Halococcus sediminicola DNA encodes the following proteins:
- a CDS encoding ABC transporter ATP-binding protein, with translation MSLLELDAVDAYYGESHILRDLSFTVEEGDICALLGRNGAGKTTTLRSVAGATPPEVRDGTITFAGSDVTGMLAEDVSVRGLSLVPEERRIFSNLTVAENLHLAEVVSNRSNTVGRSVQVTREGMSTEEVYEYFPRLDERADQRGGTLSGGEQQMLAIARALKQNTDLLMLDEPYEGLAPQIIEAVEAAVERISENGTTILLVEQNAMAAMDIADSCYVIDQGAIVFGGTADELRGDEETRDRYLGV, from the coding sequence ATGAGCCTGCTCGAACTCGACGCGGTCGACGCCTACTACGGCGAGAGCCACATCCTGCGCGACCTTTCCTTTACTGTCGAGGAAGGCGACATCTGTGCATTGCTCGGGCGCAACGGCGCGGGCAAGACGACGACGCTGCGCTCGGTCGCCGGGGCGACCCCGCCCGAGGTCCGCGACGGCACCATCACCTTTGCCGGGAGCGACGTCACCGGCATGCTCGCCGAGGACGTCTCCGTGCGGGGGCTCTCACTGGTGCCGGAAGAGCGTCGCATCTTCTCGAACCTCACGGTCGCGGAGAACCTGCATCTCGCCGAGGTGGTCTCGAACCGCTCGAACACCGTCGGGCGCTCGGTGCAGGTCACCCGCGAGGGGATGAGCACCGAGGAGGTCTACGAGTACTTCCCGCGACTCGACGAGCGCGCCGACCAGCGCGGCGGCACGCTTAGCGGCGGCGAACAGCAGATGCTCGCCATCGCCCGCGCGCTCAAGCAGAACACCGACCTGCTGATGCTCGACGAACCGTACGAGGGACTCGCCCCGCAGATAATCGAGGCCGTCGAGGCGGCCGTCGAGCGCATCAGCGAGAACGGCACGACCATCCTGCTGGTCGAACAGAACGCGATGGCGGCGATGGACATCGCCGACAGCTGTTACGTCATCGATCAAGGTGCCATCGTCTTCGGCGGCACCGCCGACGAGCTTCGTGGCGACGAGGAGACCAGAGACCGCTATCTGGGTGTCTGA
- a CDS encoding thioredoxin family protein yields MAASDEGEPTAEELLAMLIEGGVLAEREPDAFVTTDDYDATRGIYHDTYTTVSKGEFHESVADVFGLEDRETAAERVAALSVTRAEFVAYLAIDSELDWSPAPATLARMARVVDGVGPGTPVPDGVVELDDESYRGFVEANERAIVTVWKRHCDPCEAMKSELGEILDAIPEPVAVGGLDGEQCAEFRRAYDIDAAPAMVLFEDGEFREGFTGRATAERVAAACAEVYGS; encoded by the coding sequence TTGGCAGCATCGGACGAGGGCGAACCGACCGCCGAGGAACTCCTCGCAATGCTCATCGAGGGCGGCGTGCTGGCCGAGCGCGAGCCGGACGCCTTTGTGACGACCGACGATTACGACGCCACGCGCGGCATCTACCACGACACCTACACCACCGTCTCCAAGGGGGAGTTCCACGAGTCTGTCGCCGACGTCTTCGGGCTCGAAGACCGCGAGACGGCCGCCGAGCGAGTCGCGGCGCTGTCGGTCACGCGCGCGGAATTCGTCGCGTATCTCGCCATCGACTCGGAACTCGACTGGTCGCCGGCCCCGGCGACGCTCGCCAGGATGGCACGGGTCGTCGATGGCGTCGGCCCGGGAACGCCGGTACCCGATGGCGTGGTCGAACTCGACGACGAGAGCTATCGAGGGTTCGTCGAAGCGAACGAGCGCGCGATCGTCACGGTCTGGAAGCGCCACTGTGACCCCTGCGAGGCGATGAAATCGGAGTTAGGCGAGATCCTCGACGCGATTCCCGAGCCCGTGGCCGTCGGCGGTCTCGACGGCGAGCAGTGCGCGGAGTTCCGTCGTGCCTACGACATCGACGCCGCGCCGGCGATGGTCCTCTTCGAGGACGGCGAGTTCCGCGAGGGGTTCACCGGGCGGGCGACCGCCGAACGTGTCGCGGCGGCGTGTGCGGAGGTCTACGGGTCGTGA